From Salvia splendens isolate huo1 chromosome 3, SspV2, whole genome shotgun sequence, a single genomic window includes:
- the LOC121796320 gene encoding DEAD-box ATP-dependent RNA helicase 47B-like: MPALAATRVLLLVGDAISSGKSCVFSRVTLRYRRYGRVSSENSKSLTLKSLGFKSEAPRSDGANAVKKKERVDVSALAPFAAQSFSELGLPPLLVERLGKAGYNVPTDVQAAAIPTILKDHDVVIQSYTGSGKTLAYVLPILSEIGPFREDDEHRSKMGVQAVVLAPSRELGMQIVREVENILGPEDKRLVQQLVGGANKSRQEEGLKKNKPVMVVGTPGRVAEISASGKLQTHNCQYLVLDEVDELLAFNFREDMHRILEHAGRRSGAGQSVANSPKARRAERQTIMVSATIPFSVIRAARSWGYEPLLVQAKSVVPIENIPAPTPIKPSEAPTDSTSGGATTQGQGQGQGQSLPPSLTHYYSVTRLQHKVDVLRRCVHALDAKCVIVFMNHTKQLKDTVFKLEARGMKAAELHGDLSKLARSTILKKLRKGDVRVLLTNELSARGLDIPECDLVVNLELPTDSTHYAHRAGRTGRLGRRGTVVSICEESEVFVMKKMQKQLGVVMESCEFAEGKLSVNGD, from the coding sequence ATGCCTGCTTTAGCTGCAACTAGAGTGCTTCTTCTTGTTGGTGACGCTATATCATCAGGAAAATCCTGTGTGTTTTCACGTGTAACTCTTCGATACAGAAGATATGGTCGTGTTAGTAGCGAGAACAGCAAGTCTCTCACTCTAAAGAGTCTCGGATTCAAGAGTGAAGCTCCGAGGAGTGATGGAGCCAATGCCGTTAAGAAGAAAGAGAGGGTTGATGTATCTGCATTAGCTCCATTTGCTGCACAGTCTTTCTCGGAGCTCGGCCTTCCGCCTCTGTTAGTTGAGAGGTTAGGGAAGGCAGGATACAACGTTCCAACAGACGTGCAGGCTGCAGCGATTCCCACCATTCTCAAGGATCATGATGTTGTTATACAGTCGTACACGGGTTCAGGAAAGACGCTGGCTTATGTGCTCCCTATTCTCTCGGAGATTGGCCCGTTCAGGGAGGATGACGAGCATAGGAGCAAGATGGGCGTGCAGGCAGTTGTTCTCGCGCCATCAAGGGAGCTCGGGATGCAGATTGTGAGGGAAGTTGAGAATATTCTTGGACCCGAGGATAAGAGATTAGTGCAACAGCTTGTTGGTGGTGCAAACAAGTCGAGGCAGGAAGAGGGGCTTAAGAAGAACAAGCCTGTGATGGTTGTTGGGACGCCTGGTCGCGTTGCTGAGATAAGCGCATCCGGGAAGCTTCAAACGCATAACTGCCAGTATCTGGTTTTGGACGAGGTGGATGAGCTGCTTGCGTTTAATTTCAGAGAGGATATGCATCGTATATTGGAGCACGCTGGGAGGAGATCCGGTGCAGGCCAGAGTGTCGCGAACAGCCCTAAAGCCAGGCGAGCTGAGCGCCAGACTATAATGGTGTCTGCAACAATACCCTTCTCAGTGATCCGAGCAGCTAGAAGTTGGGGTTATGAGCCTCTTCTCGTCCAGGCCAAGAGCGTTGTCCCTATTGAAAACATCCCTGCTCCTACGCCAATCAAGCCGTCTGAAGCGCCTACTGACTCCACCTCCGGTGGTGCAACCACGCAGGGGCAGGGGCAGGGGCAGGGGCAGAGCCTACCGCCTTCCCTAACACACTACTACTCGGTCACAAGGCTGCAACACAAGGTGGATGTGTTGAGAAGGTGTGTGCACGCACTTGATGCAAAATGCGTGATAGTTTTCATGAACCACACGAAACAGCTCAAAGACACGGTCTTCAAGCTGGAGGCACGTGGGATGAAGGCAGCAGAGCTGCACGGGGACCTCAGCAAACTCGCTAGATCAACGATTCTGAAGAAGTTGAGGAAAGGGGATGTGAGGGTGTTGCTAACCAATGAGCTCTCTGCTAGAGGATTGGATATTCCGGAATGTGATCTTGTGGTTAATCTGGAGCTGCCTACGGACTCGACCCATTATGCTCACCGGGCTGGCCGGACAGGGCGGCTTGGCAGAAGGGGCACCGTGGTTTCTATATGCGAGGAGTCGGAGGTTTTTGTTATGAAGAAGATGCAGAAGCAGCTTGGTGTTGTGATGGAATCTTGTGAGTTTGCTGAGGGAAAACTCAGTGTCAATGGAGATTAG